The Aquila chrysaetos chrysaetos chromosome 16, bAquChr1.4, whole genome shotgun sequence genome has a segment encoding these proteins:
- the COPB1 gene encoding coatomer subunit beta, with protein sequence MTAAENVCYTLINVPMDSEPPSEISLKNDLEKGDVKLKTEALKKVIIMILNGEKLPGLLMTIIRFVLPLQDHTIKKLLLVFWEIVPKTTPDGRLLQEMILVCDAYRKDLQHPNEFIRGSTLRFLCKLKEAELLEPLMPAIRACLEHRHSYVRRNAVLAIYTIYRNFEHLIPDAPELIHDFLVNEKDASCKRNAFMMLIHADQDRALDYLSTCIDQVQTFGDILQLVIVELIYKVCHANPSERARFIRCIYNLLQSSSPAVKYEAAGTLVTLSSAPTAIKAAAQCYIDLIIKESDNNVKLIVLDRLIELKEHPSHERVLQDLVMDILRVLSTPDLEVRKKTLQLALDLVSSRNVEELVIVLKKEVIKTNNVTEHEDTDKYRQLLVRTLHSCSVRFPDMAANVIPVLMEFLSDNNEAAAADVLEFVREAIQRFDNLRPLIVEKMLEVFHAIKSVKIYRGALWILGEYCSTKEDIQSVMTEVRRSLGEIPIVESEIKKEAGELKPEEEVSVGPVQKLVTEMGTYATQSALSSSRPAKKEEDRPPLRGFLLDGDFFVAASLATTLTKIALRYVSLVQEKKKQNSFIAEAMLLMATILHLGKSSLPKKPITDDDVDRISLCLKVLSECSPLMNDIFNKECRQSLSHMLSAKLEEEKLSQKKESEKRNVTVQPDDPISFMQLTAKNEMSSKEDQFQLSLLAAMGNTQRKEAADPLASKLNKVTQLTGFSDPVYAEAYVHVNQYDIVLDVLVVNQTSDTLQNCTLELATLGDLKLVEKPSPLTLAPHDFANIKANVKVASTENGIIFGNIVYDVSGAASDRNCVVLSDIHIDIMDYIQPASCTDAEFRQMWAEFEWENKVTVNTNIVDLNEYLQHILKSTNMKCLTPEKALSGYCGFMAANLYARSIFGEDALANVSIEKPIHLGPEAPVTGHIRIRAKSQGMALSLGDKINLSQKKTSL encoded by the exons ATGACAGCTGCAGAGAACGTGTGTTACACGTTAATCAATGTTCCGATGGATTCAGAACCACCTTCTGAAATCAGCTTAAAAAATGACCTAG AAAAAGGAGATGTCAAGTTGAAGACGGAGGCCTTGAAGAAAGTGATCATTATGATTCTGAATGGTGAAAAGCTACCTGGGCTTCTGATGACCATTATACGTTTTGTACTGCCTCTCCAAGATCATACCATCAAAAAACTGCTGCTTGTCTTTTGGGAGATAGTGCCAAAGACCACTCCAGATGGCAGGCTTTTGCAAGAAATGATCCTTGTATGCGACGCATACAGAAAG GATCTTCAGCACCCAAATGAATTTATCCGAGGCTCTACTCTCCGTTTTCTTTGTAAGCTGAAAGAAGCAGAACTGTTGGAGCCTTTGATGCCAGCCATTCGTGCATGTCTAGAACATCGTCACAGCTATGTGCGCAGAAATGCAGTTCTTGCAATTTACACGATTTATAG aaattttgaaCACCTTATACCTGATGCTCCTGAATTGATCCATGATTTCTTGGTGAATGAGAAAGATGCaagctgcaaaagaaatgcatttatgatGCTAATTCATGCAGATCAG GATCGAGCTTTGGATTATTTGAGTACCTGTATTGACCAAGTCCAGACATTTGGTGACATACTGCAGTTGGTTATTGTTGAACTAATCTATAAG GTCTGTCATGCGAATCCATCAGAGAGAGCTCGGTTTATTCGTTGCATCTACAACTTACTGCAGTCATCGAGTCCTGCAGTGAAGTATGAAGCTGCAGGTACTCTAGTTACGCTTTCCAGTGCACCAACAGCAATCAAG GCAGCTGCCCAATGCTACATAGATTTGATTATTAAAGAAAGTGATAATAATGTGAAACTGATTGTTTTGGATCGGTTGATTGAATTAAAGGAGCATCCCTCCCATGAACGAGTGTTACAG gATCTAGTTATGGACATCCTCAGAGTGTTGAGTACCCCAGATCTAGAAGTGcgcaaaaaaacccttcaacTGGCTTTGGATCTTGTGTCTTCAAGAAATGTGGAGGAg CTTGTGATTGTTCTGAAGAAGGAAGTGATTAAAACTAATAATGTGACAGAGCATGAAGATACAGACAAGTATAGACAGCTGCTTGTTCGTACATTGCATTCCTGTAGTGTTCGGTTTCCAGATATGGCTGCGAATGTTATTCCAGTG CTGATGGAGTTCCTTAGTGATAATAATGAAGCGGCAGCTGCTGATGTCTTGGAGTTTGTGCGGGAAGCGATCCAGCGATTTGATAACCTCAGACCTCTTATTGTTGAGAAGATGCTTGAAGTTTTTCATGCTATTAAATCTGTCAA GATTTACCGAGGAGCTTTATGGATCCTTGGAGAATATTGCAGCACAAAGGAAGATATACAAAGTGTAATGACGGAAGTTCGCAGATCACTTGGAGAG ATCCCAATAGTAGAATCTGAAATCAAGAAGGAAGCTGGTGAGCTAAAACCTGAAGAAGAGGTGTCTGTGGGTCCAGTCCAAAAATTGGTGACAGAGATGGGCACTTATGCAACACAAAGTGCTCTCAGTAGTTCCCGACCTGccaaaaaggaagaagatag ACCTCCGTTACGAGGATTCCTGCTTGATGGCGATTTCTTTGTTGCAGCTTCCCTTGCTACAACTTTAACTAAGATTGCTTTGCGATACGTGTCACTAgttcaagaaaagaagaaacaaaat TCCTTTATTGCTGAAGCTATGCTGCTGATGGCCACTATCCTCCATTTGGGAAAGTCCTCTCTTCCCAAGAAGCCAATTACAGATGACGATGTGGATCGTATTTCCTTGTGTCTGAAAGTTTTGTCAGAATGTTCTCCTCTCATGAATGATATTTTCAACAAAGAATGCAGGCAGTCCCTCTCTCATATGCTGTCAGCCAAGCTAGAAGAGGAGAAACTTTCCCAGAAG AAAGAATCTGAGAAGAGGAATGTGACGGTTCAGCCAGACGATCCTATTTCCTTCATGCAGCTTActgctaaaaatgaaatgagctCAAAAGAAGACCAGTTTCAGCTTAGCCTTCTTGCAGCAATGGGAAACACACAGAGGAAAGAGGCTGCTGATCCTCTTGCATCCAAACTTAATAAG gttACTCAACTGACAGGTTTCTCGGACCCTGTCTACGCAGAAGCGTATGTCCACGTCAATCAGTATGACATTGTGCTGGATGTGCTTGTGGTCAACCAGACCAGTGATACTCTGCAGAACTGCACGCTAGAACTAGCCACGCTAG GTGACTTGAAACTTGTGGAAAAACCATCTCCTCTGACACTTGCTCCACATGATTTTGCAAACATTAAAGCTAATGTCAAAGTCGCTTcaacagaaaatggaataatttttggTAATATTG TGTATGATGTCTCTGGAGCAGCCAGCGACAGAAACTGTGTGGTTCTCAGTGATATTCACATTGACATCATGGATTACATCCAGCCTGCTTCTTGTACGGATGCGGAGTTCAGACAGATGTGGGCAGAATTTGAGTGGGAAAACAaa GTTACAGTGAATACAAATATCGTTGATCTAAATGAATACTTACAGCACATACTGAAGTCAACTAATATGAAATGCCTGACTCCAGAGAAG GCACTTTCTGGTTATTGTGGCTTTATGGCGGCCAATCTTTATGCACGTTCCATATTTGGAGAAGATGCACTTGCAAATGTCAGCATTGAAAAGCCAATTCATCTTGGACCAGAGGCGCCTGTAACAGGTCACATACGAATCCGTGCAAAGAGTCAG gGAATGGCCCTGAGTCTTGGAGATAAGATCAATCTGtcccagaagaaaacaagtttataA
- the PSMA1 gene encoding proteasome subunit alpha type-1 translates to MFRNQYDNDVTVWSPQGRIHQIEYAMEAVKQGSATVGLKSKTHAVLVALKRAQSELAAHQKKILYVDNHIGISIAGLTADARLLCNFMRQECLDSRFVFDRPLPVSRLVSLIGSKTQIPTQRYGRRPYGVGLLIAGYDDMGPHIFQTCPSANYFDCKAMSIGARSQSARTYLERHMTEFTDCNLNELVKHGLRALRETLPAEQDLTTKNVSIGIVGKDMEFTIYDDDDVAPFLEGLEERPQRKPAPPADEPAEKAEEPMEH, encoded by the exons ATG TTTCGCAACCAGTATGACAATGATGTCACGGTTTGGAGCCCGCAG GGCCGAATTCATCAAATAGAATATGCCATGGAAGCTGTGAAACAAGGCTCAGCTACTGTGGGGCTGAAGTCAAAAACGCATGCTGTTCTGGTAGCTCTCAAG AGAGCACAGTCTGAGCTGGCagctcatcagaaaaaaatcctgtatgtTGACAACCATATTGGTATCTCAATCGCTGGACTTACTGCTGATGCAAGACTCTTGTG caATTTCATGCGTCAGGAGTGTCTGGATTCTAGATTTGTGTTTGATAGACCTCTTCCAGTTTCTCGCCTGGTGTCACTAATTGGAAGCa AAACCCAGATACCAACACAGCGTTATGGCAGAAGACCGTATGGCGTAGGACTGCTCATTGCAGGTTACGAT GATATGGGTCCTCACATCTTCCAGACTTGTCCCTCTGCAAACTATTTTGACTGCAAAGCAATGTCCATTGGTGCTCGTTCGCAGTCAGCACGAACTTATTTGGAGAGACATATGACTGAATTTACTGACT gtaATCTAAATGAGCTAGTTAAACATGGACTACGTGCCCTGAGAGAGACTCTTCCTGCTGAACAGGATCTGACCACCAAG AATGTTTCCATTGGAATTGTTGGCAAAGACATGGAGTTTACCATCTATGATGATGATGACGTAGCGCCATTCCTAGAAGGTCTTGAGGAGAGACCACAGAGAAAG cCTGCTCCGCCTGCTGATGAACctgcagaaaaggcagaggagcccatggagcacTAG